From the Halomonas meridiana genome, one window contains:
- a CDS encoding phospholipid-binding protein MlaC — MLAPLLAQAQTQSPEEMIRDNIESFMSQIDGKKEYYANNLDELKALVNESLDDVADFRYIGASVMGSYFRNATPEQRSQFATVFRQTLIDTYTRGLVTFDYDELRVLSEQRGQRYDDQASVDMEIVASNGQVYPVSYSLRLSDGQWRVVNVIVNGINLGLTFRNQFDQAMRDNNRDYDAVIRGWAPEIGVDELEQGGDA, encoded by the coding sequence ATGCTGGCACCGCTGCTGGCTCAGGCGCAAACCCAATCTCCCGAAGAGATGATTCGTGACAACATCGAATCCTTCATGAGTCAAATCGATGGCAAGAAGGAGTATTACGCCAACAACCTGGATGAACTGAAGGCGCTGGTGAACGAGAGTCTCGATGACGTAGCAGATTTTCGCTATATCGGTGCCAGTGTGATGGGGAGCTATTTCCGCAACGCAACGCCGGAACAGCGGAGTCAGTTTGCCACCGTGTTTCGTCAAACGCTCATCGACACGTACACCCGTGGTTTGGTGACGTTTGATTATGATGAGCTGCGCGTATTGAGCGAGCAGCGCGGACAACGCTATGACGATCAAGCCAGTGTGGATATGGAAATCGTGGCGAGCAATGGTCAAGTGTATCCGGTGAGCTACAGCCTGCGTCTGTCTGATGGCCAGTGGCGCGTGGTGAACGTGATCGTCAACGGCATCAATCTGGGGCTGACCTTCCGCAACCAGTTCGATCAGGCCATGCGTGACAATAACCGTGACTACGATGCGGTCATCCGCGGTTGGGCACCCGAAATCGGCGTCGATGAGCTGGAGCAGGGAGGCGACGCGTGA
- the hpf gene encoding ribosome hibernation-promoting factor, HPF/YfiA family: MQVNITGHHVELTDALRDYVNEKLERVERHYDNITTVQVTLSVEKERQQAACTLHAAGADLHAEALDNDMYAAIDALADKIDRQLVKHKEKAQARAQGAGVR; this comes from the coding sequence ATGCAAGTAAACATCACTGGTCATCACGTTGAACTGACTGACGCCTTGCGTGACTACGTTAACGAAAAGCTGGAACGCGTCGAACGCCACTACGACAACATCACCACGGTGCAAGTGACCTTATCTGTCGAGAAGGAACGCCAGCAGGCAGCCTGTACGCTGCATGCCGCCGGTGCCGACCTTCATGCCGAAGCCCTCGATAACGACATGTATGCCGCTATCGATGCGCTCGCAGACAAAATCGATCGTCAACTCGTTAAACACAAGGAAAAAGCACAAGCTCGCGCCCAGGGCGCAGGCGTGCGTTAA
- the lptC gene encoding LPS export ABC transporter periplasmic protein LptC: MGLRVRKRVWITAMVVALGGLLVWLDPRGPQEGEIDQEARAQEPGHVLENAEITLFGETGAIQQSLVTPRLVHTPQTAMTDVMSPRATLFDSEQREWLATADTGTLNTDSQALTLRGSARLLAPEEGWQLDTQQLNYDGVTRHAWSDTPVLLQQPPQRMEASRMDVWLDDSQVRLTNNVRGVHPPATRNPEESR; encoded by the coding sequence ATGGGTCTCAGAGTCAGAAAACGGGTGTGGATCACGGCGATGGTCGTGGCCCTGGGCGGACTGCTGGTCTGGCTGGACCCGCGCGGCCCGCAAGAGGGTGAGATCGATCAGGAGGCCCGTGCCCAGGAGCCTGGGCATGTGTTGGAGAACGCCGAAATTACCCTGTTTGGCGAGACAGGCGCTATCCAGCAGTCGCTGGTCACGCCTCGACTGGTCCATACGCCTCAAACGGCCATGACCGATGTCATGTCGCCGCGCGCGACGCTGTTCGACAGCGAACAGCGGGAGTGGCTGGCCACGGCAGACACCGGCACCTTGAATACCGATTCCCAGGCCCTGACGCTAAGAGGGTCTGCCCGGCTACTGGCTCCCGAAGAGGGCTGGCAGCTCGACACGCAGCAATTAAACTACGATGGCGTGACGCGCCATGCCTGGAGCGATACGCCCGTGCTGTTGCAGCAGCCGCCGCAGCGCATGGAAGCCTCCCGCATGGACGTTTGGCTCGATGACAGCCAAGTCCGCCTGACCAATAACGTGCGCGGCGTCCACCCGCCTGCCACTCGTAACCCTGAGGAGTCGCGATGA
- a CDS encoding ATP-binding cassette domain-containing protein: MTDVPFIQVEDVYFSRGESEIFRGVSMTIPRGQVTAIMGPSGTGKTTLLKLIGGQLTPDRGRILIDGQDVHRLSRKALFALRKRMGMLFQSGALFSDLDVFENVAFPLRVHTDLPDAMIRDLVLLKLQAVGLRGARHLTPAELSGGMARRVALARAVALDPELILYDEPFVGQDPISMGVLVQLIKRLNQALSLTSVVVSHDIKETLSIADYLYLIADGQVVAHGSPSTLETNQDPRVSQFMHGEPDGPVPFHYPAETLYRDILGHDLAIKAG; encoded by the coding sequence ATGACGGATGTTCCCTTCATACAGGTCGAAGACGTCTACTTTTCTCGCGGTGAAAGCGAGATCTTTCGCGGTGTGAGTATGACCATCCCTCGCGGTCAAGTAACGGCCATCATGGGGCCAAGCGGTACGGGTAAAACGACACTCTTGAAGCTCATCGGTGGCCAGCTGACGCCCGATCGTGGTCGGATCTTGATCGATGGGCAGGATGTACACCGGCTGTCACGTAAAGCGCTGTTCGCACTGCGCAAGCGCATGGGCATGCTGTTTCAAAGCGGGGCCCTGTTTTCGGATCTGGACGTTTTCGAAAACGTGGCCTTTCCGCTACGTGTTCATACGGATTTGCCAGACGCGATGATTCGCGACCTGGTGCTACTAAAACTCCAAGCGGTAGGACTGCGGGGCGCGAGGCACTTAACGCCTGCCGAACTGTCTGGAGGGATGGCGCGTCGGGTAGCGCTAGCGCGTGCCGTAGCGCTGGACCCCGAACTGATTCTTTACGACGAGCCGTTCGTCGGCCAGGACCCCATTTCCATGGGCGTGCTGGTGCAGTTGATCAAGCGGCTCAATCAGGCGCTGTCGCTGACATCGGTAGTGGTCTCTCACGATATCAAAGAGACGTTGAGTATCGCGGATTACCTCTACTTGATCGCCGATGGGCAGGTGGTGGCTCACGGCTCCCCAAGCACGCTGGAGACGAATCAGGACCCTCGGGTCAGCCAGTTCATGCACGGCGAACCAGATGGCCCGGTACCGTTTCACTATCCCGCAGAGACGCTCTATCGGGATATCCTCGGCCACGATTTAGCAATAAAGGCAGGGTAG
- the mlaD gene encoding outer membrane lipid asymmetry maintenance protein MlaD, translating to MKRSKTVEFGVGLFMLAGIVGLVFLGLRVSGLTLSAPSDTFRLEANFANIGGLKPRARVTMAGVTVGRVEAIELDTEWYDARVILSLDSELEGQLSQDTTAAILTAGLLGEQYIGLSVGGAPEVLEEGDVIRDTQSALVLEELIQQFVSNMVSN from the coding sequence ATGAAACGCAGCAAAACCGTAGAGTTTGGCGTTGGTCTCTTTATGTTGGCCGGCATCGTTGGGCTAGTGTTTCTTGGCCTGCGTGTCAGCGGTTTGACGCTATCGGCGCCCTCCGACACGTTTCGCCTGGAGGCCAACTTTGCCAACATCGGCGGTTTGAAGCCGCGCGCACGGGTCACCATGGCAGGCGTTACGGTAGGCCGGGTAGAGGCCATCGAGCTGGATACGGAGTGGTACGACGCGCGCGTCATCCTCAGCCTGGATAGTGAGCTGGAGGGTCAGCTTTCCCAAGATACCACCGCCGCCATTTTGACGGCCGGCCTGCTGGGAGAGCAGTACATAGGGCTCAGCGTTGGCGGTGCGCCAGAGGTGCTGGAGGAAGGTGACGTCATCCGCGATACCCAGTCCGCACTGGTGTTGGAAGAACTTATTCAGCAATTCGTATCCAATATGGTCAGCAACTAG
- the murA gene encoding UDP-N-acetylglucosamine 1-carboxyvinyltransferase: MDKLIITGNGSVDGEVWASGAKNAALPILCASLLADGPVVIGNLPHLQDITTTLELLGRMGVEPVMGEKMSIQLDGSQVTQCHAPYELVKKMRASILVLGPLLAHFGKADVSLPGGCAIGSRPVDLHLRGLEAMGAEIHVESGYIRARVDGRLKGATIFFDTVTVTGTENLLMAATLAEGRTILENAAREPEVVDLAECLIKMGAKIRGHGTDTIVIDGVASLHGCEHDVMPDRIETGTFLVAAAMTGGRVKVKRTRADILEAVLAKLEEAGADIDSGDDWISLDMHGKRPKAVNIRTAPYPAFPTDMQAQFVAMNAVAEGHSRVVETIFENRFMHVQELNRMGANIVLEGNAALIKGVDKLSGAPVMATDLRASASLVIAAMMAEGETLVDRIYHIDRGYECIEEKLQLLGAKIRRIPG, from the coding sequence ATGGATAAACTCATTATTACGGGCAATGGCTCGGTCGATGGCGAAGTGTGGGCAAGCGGCGCAAAAAATGCGGCGCTTCCCATTTTGTGTGCGAGCCTATTGGCAGATGGTCCGGTGGTCATCGGTAATTTGCCGCATTTGCAGGATATTACCACCACGCTAGAGCTGCTCGGGCGGATGGGCGTCGAGCCGGTGATGGGCGAGAAGATGAGCATCCAGTTGGATGGTTCTCAGGTGACCCAGTGTCATGCACCCTACGAGCTCGTGAAGAAAATGCGCGCTTCCATTCTGGTGCTCGGCCCGCTGTTGGCACACTTTGGCAAGGCGGATGTCTCGCTGCCAGGCGGCTGCGCCATCGGCTCTCGCCCCGTGGACCTTCACCTGCGTGGTCTGGAGGCCATGGGGGCGGAGATTCATGTCGAGTCGGGCTACATTCGTGCCCGTGTCGACGGTCGCTTGAAAGGTGCGACGATCTTTTTCGACACTGTGACCGTGACCGGTACGGAAAACCTGCTGATGGCTGCAACGTTGGCAGAGGGGCGTACCATTCTCGAAAACGCCGCCCGTGAGCCTGAGGTCGTCGATCTGGCCGAGTGCCTGATCAAGATGGGCGCGAAGATCCGTGGTCACGGAACGGACACCATCGTCATCGATGGCGTCGCCTCACTGCACGGCTGTGAGCACGATGTCATGCCCGACCGTATCGAGACGGGCACCTTCTTGGTGGCCGCCGCTATGACAGGTGGGCGAGTGAAAGTAAAGCGCACGCGGGCCGATATTTTGGAAGCGGTGCTCGCCAAGCTGGAAGAGGCGGGCGCCGATATCGACAGCGGTGACGATTGGATTTCGCTGGACATGCACGGCAAACGCCCAAAAGCGGTCAATATCCGCACGGCGCCTTACCCCGCGTTCCCCACTGACATGCAGGCGCAGTTCGTCGCCATGAACGCTGTTGCCGAAGGACACTCACGAGTCGTTGAGACGATCTTCGAAAACCGCTTCATGCACGTGCAAGAGCTGAACCGTATGGGCGCGAACATCGTACTAGAGGGTAATGCCGCGTTGATCAAGGGCGTTGATAAGCTATCTGGCGCTCCGGTCATGGCCACGGACCTTCGTGCTTCCGCATCGCTGGTCATTGCGGCCATGATGGCCGAAGGGGAGACGCTGGTCGATCGTATCTACCATATCGATCGTGGCTACGAGTGTATCGAGGAAAAATTACAGCTGCTGGGGGCGAAGATTCGCCGTATTCCCGGCTAA
- the lptB gene encoding LPS export ABC transporter ATP-binding protein, which translates to MAASTSADSAPVKTLYAHHLAKSYKRRRVVKDINLEIAQGSVVGLLGPNGAGKTTSFYMIVGLVKSDAGSVGIDDVDLTHAPMHERAMAGIGYLPQEASIFRKLSVADNIMAILETRKALDRSAREARLESLLEDFHITHIRDNLGMSLSGGERRRVEIARSLATEPAFILLDEPFAGVDPISVGEIKTIIRALKKRHIGVLITDHNVRETLDICDIAYIVGDGHIIASGNAQEILNNQKVRDVYLGADFRL; encoded by the coding sequence GTGGCAGCATCAACCTCTGCAGATTCCGCACCTGTCAAAACGCTCTACGCCCATCACCTAGCGAAGAGCTACAAACGCCGTCGGGTCGTGAAAGATATCAACCTGGAAATCGCTCAGGGTAGCGTCGTCGGCCTGCTGGGGCCCAACGGGGCGGGTAAAACCACGTCGTTTTACATGATCGTTGGACTGGTCAAATCCGATGCCGGTAGCGTCGGTATCGACGACGTCGACCTGACTCATGCGCCCATGCATGAGCGCGCCATGGCCGGGATTGGCTACCTTCCCCAGGAAGCCTCCATTTTCCGCAAGCTCTCGGTGGCCGATAACATCATGGCGATTCTCGAGACGCGCAAAGCGCTGGACCGCAGCGCTCGGGAAGCACGCCTCGAGTCACTGCTCGAAGATTTCCATATTACCCACATTCGCGACAACCTGGGCATGAGCCTCTCAGGGGGCGAGCGCCGCCGAGTGGAGATCGCTCGCTCACTCGCTACCGAGCCCGCATTCATTCTGCTCGACGAGCCGTTTGCCGGGGTCGACCCTATTTCAGTGGGTGAAATCAAAACCATCATCCGCGCACTGAAAAAACGCCACATCGGCGTCTTGATCACTGACCATAACGTGCGCGAAACCCTGGATATTTGTGACATTGCCTACATCGTTGGCGACGGCCATATCATCGCCAGTGGAAACGCCCAGGAGATTCTCAATAACCAGAAGGTTCGTGATGTCTATCTAGGCGCAGACTTCCGCCTCTAA
- a CDS encoding lipid asymmetry maintenance protein MlaB — translation MTSLLSRSEVTLSVQDDTLLVAGDLVMSAAADVAARGVQWLREFERSSVRLDFAQISKASSVALSVLFEWLRACQALQITVRSIVLSPPLQRLASLAELDALTARDVSA, via the coding sequence GTGACATCGCTCCTCTCTCGCTCAGAGGTGACGCTGTCCGTGCAGGACGATACGCTGCTGGTCGCGGGCGATTTGGTCATGAGTGCCGCCGCCGACGTGGCCGCTCGGGGCGTTCAGTGGCTGCGTGAATTCGAGCGTTCATCAGTGCGTTTGGATTTTGCGCAAATCAGCAAAGCAAGCAGCGTGGCGCTTAGCGTTCTGTTCGAGTGGCTGCGTGCTTGCCAAGCGCTTCAGATCACGGTGCGGTCCATCGTATTGTCGCCGCCACTGCAGCGGTTGGCGTCTCTGGCAGAGCTGGACGCACTGACCGCTCGAGACGTCTCTGCCTGA
- a CDS encoding BolA family protein, producing MQPNEVKALLESRIDGCEFHIQGEGCNFQVIAVGEAFEGLSPVKRQQLVYAALSEEIASGALHAISIKTFTPTQWQTAAENAQ from the coding sequence ATGCAACCCAACGAGGTAAAAGCACTGCTTGAATCCCGCATCGATGGGTGTGAGTTCCACATCCAGGGTGAAGGCTGCAATTTTCAGGTGATTGCGGTTGGTGAAGCCTTTGAAGGTCTTTCTCCAGTGAAGCGTCAGCAGCTCGTTTACGCCGCGCTCAGCGAAGAGATCGCGTCGGGCGCACTGCACGCTATCAGTATCAAAACGTTTACTCCGACGCAGTGGCAAACTGCGGCGGAAAACGCTCAGTAA
- a CDS encoding KpsF/GutQ family sugar-phosphate isomerase: protein MGQPLSTPSQLRESALRTLQIEQAAIGGLQAKLDEQFDHACQLILACQGRVVVTGMGKSGHIAGKLAATLASTGTPAFFVHPGEASHGDLGMITRTDVVLALSNSGETAEVTALLPLLKRLGTPLVSMTGRPGSTLARHADAHLDSGVEREACPLDLAPTSSTTAALALGDALAVALLEARGFTAEDFALSHPGGSLGKRLLLRVRDLMHDGSRLPQVALGSPLRDALLEITRQGLGFTCVIDSEGRLAGVYTDGDLRRTLDQFHDLRDVRVDDVMTRPGKRIGPDVLAAEAVRIMEDSRITALAVVDEQQRPIGALHMHDLLASGVI from the coding sequence ATGGGCCAGCCACTCTCTACACCCAGCCAACTGCGTGAAAGTGCGCTGCGAACGCTGCAAATTGAGCAAGCGGCCATCGGCGGCCTTCAGGCCAAACTGGACGAACAGTTCGATCACGCCTGCCAGCTCATCCTCGCCTGTCAAGGCCGGGTAGTCGTCACCGGCATGGGCAAGTCAGGACACATCGCGGGCAAACTTGCAGCGACGCTGGCGAGTACCGGCACGCCCGCCTTTTTCGTACACCCAGGTGAAGCCAGCCACGGCGACTTGGGCATGATTACCCGTACCGATGTAGTACTCGCGCTCTCCAACTCCGGCGAAACCGCCGAAGTGACGGCGCTCCTACCACTTCTTAAAAGGCTTGGCACCCCGCTGGTCAGCATGACCGGGCGTCCAGGCTCTACCCTTGCCCGCCACGCCGATGCCCATTTAGACAGCGGCGTGGAACGCGAGGCGTGCCCACTGGACCTCGCGCCTACTAGCTCAACCACGGCGGCACTGGCTCTTGGCGACGCTCTGGCCGTTGCCCTACTCGAAGCACGCGGCTTTACCGCAGAGGATTTTGCGCTGTCCCATCCGGGTGGCAGTCTGGGTAAGCGCCTGCTGTTGCGGGTGCGTGACCTAATGCACGATGGCTCAAGGCTTCCCCAGGTCGCTTTGGGAAGCCCGCTGCGCGATGCACTATTGGAGATCACGCGCCAAGGGCTGGGGTTCACTTGCGTCATCGACAGCGAAGGCCGTTTGGCGGGCGTCTATACCGATGGCGACCTTCGGCGCACATTAGATCAATTTCATGACCTGCGCGACGTGCGCGTCGACGATGTCATGACGCGCCCAGGCAAACGTATCGGCCCTGACGTACTGGCTGCCGAGGCCGTTCGTATTATGGAAGATAGCCGGATAACCGCGCTCGCTGTCGTCGACGAGCAGCAGCGCCCCATCGGCGCGCTACATATGCACGATCTGCTAGCCAGCGGTGTGATTTAA
- a CDS encoding HAD family hydrolase: MALPDALLDRLRRVKLLALDVDGVLTDGRLYFQADGIEIKAFHTQDGHGLKLLKRVGIHVALITGRDSPMVSQRAAALGISHVHQGCEDKLTTLRALCQRLDITLEQVAYCGDDLPDLAPIKRCGVGITVPNAPDYMHTHADWITERLGGHGAVREICDTLLTSQGHWDAVLDTYLHRHS, from the coding sequence ATGGCCCTACCCGATGCACTACTCGACCGACTTCGCCGTGTAAAACTCCTCGCGCTAGACGTAGATGGCGTCTTGACGGATGGCCGCCTCTACTTTCAGGCGGACGGCATCGAAATCAAAGCGTTTCACACCCAAGACGGGCATGGTTTGAAACTGCTCAAGCGGGTCGGCATTCACGTGGCACTGATTACCGGACGCGATTCGCCCATGGTCAGCCAGCGCGCGGCGGCGCTCGGCATTAGCCACGTTCACCAAGGCTGCGAAGATAAGCTCACGACGCTTCGCGCGCTTTGCCAACGACTGGATATCACCCTCGAGCAGGTGGCCTACTGCGGTGATGACCTGCCTGACCTCGCTCCCATCAAGCGCTGCGGCGTCGGCATCACGGTCCCCAATGCGCCTGATTACATGCACACCCATGCCGATTGGATCACGGAACGGCTAGGCGGCCACGGCGCGGTACGTGAAATTTGCGATACGCTGCTCACTTCGCAAGGGCACTGGGATGCCGTGCTCGACACGTATCTTCACAGGCACTCGTGA
- a CDS encoding RNA polymerase factor sigma-54: MVMKASLQLRIGTQLTMTPQLQQAIALLQLSTLDLRQEIQQALDANPMLEQEDEFGEQAVSEPQEAEWSDSIPNELSVDSDWSDTYQDMGSLGGSSEGPDFERQAAGQSLHGHLLWQLAMTDFSPRDYAIAESLIDALDANGYLTQPLNDIREGLKAQGHDSLSQREVENTLLRLQQFEPTGVFARDLRECLMLQLAALPEDTPLLMPAKRLVRQFLEALGKDDLRLLKRRLSLDDEQLDDVIRLIRSLDPRPGSAYGVTDDSYITPDLVVRHDNEGWHLELNPEALPRLRIQPDYASLIKRADKSQDNQFLKEHLQEARWLIKSLSSRNDTLLRVGREIIARQIGFLEHGEEAMKPLILADIAEAVEMHESTISRVTTQKFIHTPRGVFELKYFFSSQVSGHDGGDSHSSTAIRARIKKLIQEEPSGKPLSDSRLVTLLEEGGISVARRTVAKYRESMGIPSSSERRRLR, translated from the coding sequence ATGGTCATGAAAGCTTCTCTCCAATTGCGTATCGGCACACAGCTGACCATGACACCTCAGCTGCAGCAGGCCATTGCCCTGCTACAGCTCTCCACGCTGGACCTCCGTCAAGAAATTCAGCAAGCGCTGGACGCTAACCCCATGCTCGAACAAGAGGATGAGTTTGGCGAACAGGCTGTTAGCGAGCCTCAAGAGGCCGAGTGGTCGGACAGCATTCCCAACGAACTCTCCGTAGACAGCGACTGGTCGGACACCTACCAAGACATGGGTAGCTTGGGCGGTAGCAGCGAAGGACCCGACTTCGAGCGCCAAGCCGCAGGCCAAAGCCTTCATGGCCATCTGTTATGGCAATTGGCCATGACCGACTTCTCTCCCCGCGACTATGCCATTGCCGAAAGCCTGATCGATGCACTGGATGCCAACGGCTATCTCACTCAACCGCTCAACGACATCCGCGAAGGCCTCAAGGCGCAAGGCCACGACAGCCTGAGCCAGCGTGAAGTAGAAAACACCCTGTTGCGCTTACAACAGTTCGAGCCCACCGGCGTGTTTGCCCGTGACCTGCGCGAGTGCCTAATGCTTCAGCTGGCCGCGCTGCCTGAAGACACCCCGCTACTGATGCCCGCAAAACGCTTGGTGCGTCAGTTTCTCGAAGCCTTGGGCAAAGACGATTTACGGCTACTCAAGCGCCGCCTGAGCCTGGATGACGAGCAGTTGGACGACGTCATCCGTTTAATTCGCAGCCTTGACCCACGCCCAGGCAGCGCCTACGGCGTGACCGACGACAGCTATATCACGCCCGATTTGGTCGTGCGCCATGACAACGAGGGCTGGCACTTAGAGCTCAACCCGGAGGCGCTGCCGCGCCTGCGTATCCAGCCCGATTACGCCAGTTTGATCAAACGTGCCGACAAGAGCCAAGACAACCAGTTCTTGAAAGAGCACCTCCAAGAAGCTCGCTGGCTGATCAAAAGCCTTTCCAGCCGTAATGACACGCTTCTGCGAGTAGGTCGTGAAATCATCGCCCGCCAGATCGGCTTTCTAGAGCACGGCGAAGAGGCCATGAAACCGCTGATCCTGGCCGACATCGCCGAGGCCGTGGAGATGCACGAGTCCACGATCTCCCGCGTGACGACGCAGAAATTCATACATACGCCACGAGGCGTGTTCGAGTTGAAGTACTTCTTCTCGAGCCAAGTCAGCGGCCACGATGGCGGCGATAGCCACTCCAGCACCGCCATCCGTGCACGGATCAAAAAACTGATACAAGAGGAGCCGTCGGGTAAACCGCTCTCCGATAGTCGCCTGGTGACCCTCCTTGAGGAGGGAGGCATCAGCGTTGCCCGGCGTACGGTGGCGAAATATCGCGAGTCGATGGGTATTCCCTCGTCCAGTGAGCGCCGCCGTTTACGCTAG
- the lptA gene encoding lipopolysaccharide transport periplasmic protein LptA, whose product MNASLRTALFALTLPLATAAMAQSQAPIEVEADRLDLDQRAGTAVYSGNVDIRQGEMQLRGERVEIQRNDAGELSRAIATGERAYLRNQLEDQETPMEGWARRIVYHVAERRVELIDQAELTQQGDRFQGGRLEYFIDQEVVQARSDVSGSDNQRIRMTLQPEQ is encoded by the coding sequence ATGAACGCCTCTCTCCGCACTGCACTCTTTGCGTTAACCCTACCCCTCGCCACGGCGGCCATGGCACAAAGCCAAGCCCCCATCGAGGTCGAAGCCGACCGCCTGGACCTCGACCAGCGCGCTGGCACCGCTGTTTACTCAGGCAACGTGGACATTCGCCAGGGCGAGATGCAACTGCGCGGCGAACGCGTCGAAATTCAGCGCAACGACGCAGGCGAGCTGTCACGTGCTATTGCCACGGGTGAGCGCGCCTACCTGCGCAATCAGCTCGAAGATCAAGAAACCCCCATGGAGGGCTGGGCGCGTCGTATCGTTTACCATGTCGCCGAACGCCGTGTCGAGCTGATCGACCAAGCCGAACTGACCCAGCAAGGCGACCGTTTCCAAGGGGGGCGTTTGGAGTACTTCATCGACCAGGAAGTGGTGCAAGCACGCTCCGACGTGAGCGGTAGCGACAACCAGCGCATTCGCATGACTCTTCAGCCCGAACAATAG
- the mlaE gene encoding lipid asymmetry maintenance ABC transporter permease subunit MlaE, with protein sequence MQSKFSHYAARVTRLGRKGCDVVEALGRATVFLVQSAVGVPSREGWSLWLRQMHFVGVLSLAIVLVSGLFIGMVLALQGYTILVDFGAEEALGQMVALSLLRELAPVVAALLFAGRAGSALTAEIGLMKATEQLTSMEMIGVDPLRRVVAPRLWAGFVALPILTVGFSVVGIWGGYLVGVEWLGVFEGSYWSNMQASVSFFDDIGNGMIKSVVFALVVTWIAVFQGYDLVPTSEGISRATTRTVVYSSLAVLGLDFVLTAVMFGGL encoded by the coding sequence ATGCAGTCCAAATTTTCTCACTACGCGGCGCGAGTGACCCGCCTGGGGCGCAAAGGGTGCGACGTGGTCGAAGCGCTAGGACGCGCCACGGTGTTTCTAGTGCAGTCGGCCGTAGGGGTGCCGTCGCGGGAGGGATGGTCGCTTTGGCTACGCCAAATGCACTTCGTGGGCGTCTTGTCGCTGGCCATCGTGTTGGTGTCGGGGCTTTTCATTGGCATGGTGCTGGCGCTGCAGGGGTATACCATTTTGGTGGATTTCGGTGCCGAGGAGGCATTGGGCCAAATGGTCGCCCTCTCACTGCTGCGTGAACTTGCTCCAGTGGTTGCGGCGCTGCTCTTTGCTGGGCGGGCAGGGTCTGCCTTGACCGCCGAAATTGGCTTGATGAAAGCCACCGAGCAGCTCACCAGTATGGAAATGATTGGTGTCGACCCGCTGCGGCGTGTTGTGGCTCCCAGGCTTTGGGCGGGCTTCGTCGCGCTGCCCATTCTGACCGTCGGTTTTAGCGTTGTGGGTATTTGGGGCGGCTACTTGGTGGGCGTCGAGTGGCTGGGCGTTTTCGAAGGCTCGTACTGGAGCAACATGCAAGCCAGCGTGTCGTTTTTCGATGACATCGGTAACGGCATGATCAAAAGCGTGGTCTTTGCCCTCGTCGTGACCTGGATTGCCGTGTTTCAAGGATATGACCTAGTGCCGACCTCGGAGGGGATTTCCCGCGCCACTACACGCACGGTGGTGTACTCCTCGCTGGCCGTGCTCGGGCTGGATTTCGTTTTAACCGCCGTCATGTTCGGCGGCCTTTAA